The following proteins are encoded in a genomic region of Amycolatopsis sulphurea:
- a CDS encoding NYN domain-containing protein, with product MAGENAARLAVLIDADNARPSITEGLLAEVAKYGTAHVKRAYGDWTGTSLKGWKDQLLAQSIQPIQQFAYTTGKNATDAAMVIDAMDLLYSGRFDGFCIVSSDSDFTRLAARLRESGLTVYGFGERKTPQPFVAACDKFLYTENLTYAHGPTALPEAVPKPKTAMAAAQLKADTALVNQLRNAVEAASDDDGWAPLASVGNIITKQRPDFDSRNYGYAKLSDLITATTLFELDRRSPGDGKSAVIYTRDKRRQPDE from the coding sequence ATGGCCGGCGAGAACGCAGCCAGGCTCGCGGTGCTGATCGACGCGGACAACGCGCGGCCGTCGATCACCGAAGGCTTGCTGGCCGAGGTCGCCAAATACGGCACAGCGCATGTCAAACGCGCGTACGGCGACTGGACCGGCACGAGTCTCAAGGGGTGGAAGGACCAGCTGCTGGCCCAGTCGATCCAGCCCATTCAGCAGTTCGCCTACACGACCGGGAAGAACGCCACCGACGCGGCGATGGTCATCGACGCGATGGACCTGTTGTACTCGGGTCGCTTCGACGGATTCTGCATCGTCTCCAGTGACAGCGACTTCACCCGACTCGCCGCGCGACTGCGCGAGTCCGGCCTCACCGTGTACGGATTCGGCGAGCGCAAGACGCCACAGCCCTTCGTCGCGGCCTGCGACAAGTTCCTCTACACCGAGAACCTCACCTACGCCCACGGCCCAACCGCACTGCCGGAAGCCGTACCCAAGCCGAAGACCGCCATGGCCGCCGCGCAACTCAAGGCAGACACCGCGCTGGTGAACCAGCTGCGCAATGCCGTCGAGGCAGCCTCTGACGACGATGGCTGGGCTCCGCTCGCATCCGTAGGCAACATCATCACCAAGCAACGCCCGGATTTCGACTCCCGCAACTACGGCTATGCCAAGCTCAGCGACCTGATCACCGCGACCACGCTGTTTGAGCTGGACCGCCGGAGCCCCGGCGATGGCAAGTCGGCAGTCATCTACACCCGCGACAAGCGACGCCAGCCTGACGAGTAG
- a CDS encoding HsdM family class I SAM-dependent methyltransferase, with protein MLVSDARRLVDKLWSYCNVLRDDGVGTIEYTEQLTYLLFLKMAHERAQRELNPQQIVPSEYSWQTLLDAKGDALETQYRHILEELGKRPGVLGTIFRKAQNRIQDPAKLKRLIVDLIDKENWSATGTDIKGDAYEALLSRGAEDIKSGAGQYFTPRAVIQAIVDCVQPTVKDTVVDPAAGTAGFLLAAHEYASRGSESMTRTEKNHLQHDFAYGYELVDGTARLAAMNMLLHGIGNPAGDSLIEVRDALISDPGQRWSVVLSNPPFGRKSSLAMVGADGLEAREDRAIERQDFVVTTSNKQFNFLQHIATILDINGRAAVVLPDNVLFEGGAGETLRRKLLRDFDLHTMLRLPTGIFYAQGVKANVLFFDKKPAAERPWTDRLWIYDLRTNQHFTLKQNPLRRQHLDDFVECYAPEKARSERTESERFRSFTYAELIARDKVNFDVTWLRDESLEDTDNLPAPHLIAREIIEDLTAALVELEAVAAALEPASDGTPA; from the coding sequence ATGCTGGTGTCTGACGCGCGTCGATTGGTCGACAAGCTGTGGTCCTACTGCAACGTGTTGCGTGACGACGGCGTTGGCACGATCGAGTACACCGAACAGCTCACCTATCTACTCTTTCTCAAGATGGCACATGAGCGCGCCCAACGTGAGCTAAACCCACAGCAGATCGTCCCGTCGGAATACTCTTGGCAAACACTCCTAGACGCCAAGGGTGACGCACTAGAGACGCAGTACCGGCATATCCTGGAAGAGCTCGGGAAACGACCGGGTGTGCTAGGCACGATCTTCCGCAAGGCCCAGAATCGCATCCAAGACCCCGCGAAGCTGAAGCGGCTCATCGTCGATCTCATCGACAAGGAAAATTGGTCAGCCACCGGCACCGACATCAAGGGCGACGCCTACGAAGCGCTCCTCTCCAGGGGTGCCGAAGACATCAAGTCCGGCGCTGGGCAGTACTTCACGCCACGTGCGGTAATCCAGGCAATTGTCGACTGCGTCCAGCCGACCGTGAAGGACACGGTGGTCGACCCTGCAGCCGGGACGGCTGGGTTCCTCCTCGCCGCACACGAGTACGCGTCACGCGGTTCGGAGTCGATGACCCGAACCGAGAAGAACCACCTCCAGCACGACTTCGCCTACGGCTATGAGCTTGTCGACGGGACGGCCCGCCTTGCCGCCATGAACATGCTTCTGCACGGCATTGGCAACCCCGCCGGTGACTCGTTGATCGAAGTTCGTGACGCACTGATCAGCGATCCCGGCCAACGTTGGTCGGTTGTCCTGTCCAACCCTCCGTTCGGTCGCAAATCCTCGTTGGCGATGGTTGGGGCCGACGGACTCGAAGCCCGTGAGGACCGCGCGATCGAGCGGCAGGACTTTGTCGTCACCACATCGAACAAACAGTTCAACTTCCTTCAACACATCGCAACGATCCTGGATATCAACGGCCGTGCTGCCGTCGTACTCCCGGACAACGTGCTGTTCGAAGGCGGTGCCGGCGAGACTCTGCGACGCAAGCTGCTACGTGACTTCGATCTGCACACCATGCTGCGCTTGCCGACCGGCATCTTCTACGCACAGGGTGTCAAGGCGAACGTACTCTTCTTCGATAAGAAACCCGCAGCCGAACGTCCCTGGACCGACAGGCTCTGGATCTATGATCTGCGCACCAACCAACACTTCACTCTCAAGCAAAACCCACTTCGTCGCCAGCATCTGGACGACTTCGTTGAGTGCTACGCACCCGAAAAGGCCCGTTCAGAGCGAACTGAGTCTGAGCGATTCCGGTCATTCACCTACGCCGAACTGATTGCGCGAGACAAGGTCAACTTCGACGTCACGTGGCTCCGGGATGAGTCGCTCGAGGACACCGACAATCTTCCAGCACCTCACCTCATCGCGCGCGAAATCATCGAGGACCTCACGGCGGCGCTGGTCGAACTCGAAGCCGTCGCCGCGGCGCTCGAACCGGCATCTGACGGAACGCCCGCCTGA
- a CDS encoding restriction endonuclease subunit S, translating to MTPLPPIPDGWTWAPLGEIADVVGGVTKDTKKQSDPKLPLVPYLRVANVQRGRIDVTSVAEIRVPEATVRRLQLQPGDVLLNEGGDRDKLGRGWVWEGQIPNCIHQNHVFRARIRNKILHPKLLAWFTNECAKGWFEKHGKQTTNLASISLSMIKQLPVPIPPVVEQKRLLNLLEDHLSRLDSVLATCSVTTLRLARLRQAELNAKFGLSDDDSIALGDLLVGIQAGRSVGGSAPPAVENEWGIVKVSAMTWGEFRPQENKAIPESLVNPNFEIMPGDLLVSRANTSEYVGAPVLVGETRRRLLLSDKSLRLMPRNDVDPEWLWRALQAPSARRQISAAATGTKDSMRNISQKLLMGIRLPRVEPDAQRWLAKAYAERDSELKRIERAAKSGTLRVEALRRAVLNAAYSGALNDKIEEHAGV from the coding sequence ATGACGCCGCTGCCGCCTATCCCGGATGGTTGGACATGGGCACCGCTCGGTGAGATCGCTGATGTCGTTGGAGGGGTAACCAAGGACACGAAGAAGCAGTCGGATCCGAAACTCCCCCTCGTGCCGTACTTGCGTGTCGCCAATGTCCAACGCGGCCGTATCGACGTCACATCGGTGGCTGAAATCCGCGTACCGGAAGCCACAGTCAGACGGCTTCAACTTCAGCCGGGCGACGTCTTGCTGAACGAAGGCGGTGACCGGGACAAGTTGGGGCGAGGATGGGTGTGGGAGGGGCAGATCCCGAACTGCATCCATCAGAACCACGTGTTTCGGGCGCGAATCCGCAACAAGATACTGCACCCAAAGCTGCTCGCCTGGTTTACCAACGAGTGCGCAAAGGGCTGGTTTGAGAAGCACGGCAAGCAAACGACGAATCTGGCGTCAATAAGTCTGTCGATGATCAAGCAGCTCCCAGTGCCAATCCCACCTGTGGTGGAACAAAAACGGCTGCTAAATCTACTTGAGGACCATCTCTCCCGGCTCGATTCGGTACTGGCCACCTGCTCTGTCACAACCCTACGCCTTGCCCGACTACGACAGGCGGAACTTAATGCGAAGTTCGGTCTGAGCGACGACGACTCCATCGCGCTCGGCGATCTTCTGGTGGGAATTCAAGCCGGGCGGTCTGTGGGCGGTTCTGCCCCACCTGCCGTTGAGAACGAGTGGGGAATTGTCAAGGTTAGCGCTATGACGTGGGGCGAGTTCCGCCCACAGGAGAACAAGGCTATCCCTGAGTCGCTGGTGAACCCGAACTTCGAGATCATGCCTGGTGATCTGCTCGTCAGCCGCGCCAACACGAGTGAGTATGTGGGGGCGCCGGTCCTTGTAGGCGAGACGCGCCGCCGTCTCCTCCTCAGCGACAAAAGCCTGCGGCTTATGCCGAGGAATGATGTTGATCCCGAGTGGCTCTGGAGAGCACTTCAAGCGCCAAGCGCGAGGCGTCAAATCTCGGCGGCAGCCACGGGCACCAAAGACTCGATGCGGAACATCTCGCAAAAGTTGCTGATGGGCATTCGGTTGCCGAGAGTTGAACCAGATGCCCAGCGCTGGCTCGCAAAAGCATATGCAGAGCGCGACTCGGAGCTCAAACGTATCGAGCGAGCTGCGAAATCTGGAACTCTACGCGTAGAGGCGCTCCGCCGGGCCGTGTTGAATGCCGCATACTCGGGGGCGTTGAACGATAAGATCGAGGAGCATGCTGGTGTCTGA
- a CDS encoding DEAD/DEAH box helicase family protein, giving the protein MADDPRLAAEQRARALIDQQLVEAGWLVQDRKNINLFAGPGVAVREMIMAKGHGRVDYLLYVDKRVVGVIEAKPVGTTLSGVEWQSAMYAEGLPPEVRLKALTVDGRLPFVFEASGTETHFTNGYDPQPRARRLFSVPKPETLARIMRDAERDPGRPTWRAKVRTLPALDERPMRKAQVTAIRGIERSLAEQRFDRSLVQMATGAGKTYTAVAESYRLLKNGGFNRVLFLVDRNNLADQTLAEFQNYRTPDDGRRFTEIYNVDKLSSAGMLGSSHVVISTIQRVFKALKNEETTEGDDPGLDGYVPEAPVTVTYNPLLPPETFDLVIVDEAHRSIYGVWRGVLEYFDAHVVGLTATPGKQTFGFFRQNLVSEYTYPESVADLVNVDFDLYRIKTQITADGSSIEAGTVVPMVDRRTRVQRLEALDEDLVYTSRQLDRAVTSTSQIRLVLETFRDKLPEIFPGRSTVPKTLIFCKDDNHAEEVVTTIREVFGKGNDFAAKITYNAKDPKGQLQAFRTSTVLRIAVTVDMIATGTDVKALECVFFLRDVRSAQYFEQMKGRGARTIASADFRAVTPDATEKTRFVIVDAVGVTEHDFVDPPLNRQKGISLKKLLDKAATLTLTEDETATLASRLTALELQLTPAERGELDQVAGTSVQAIIRGLVDAVDPDRQAHAVQGAADPAAAVQQLLDHAIEPLAANPELRNRILELRRAHDQIIDEVSVDVLLDAHGVVDTGRARSLVESWAQYLAEHRDEITAIQLMTEARERRVSFDDIQELADRISRPPYNWTPDVIWAAYEAIEAGRVRRSTRHTLTDLVSLMRFTIGEDEELVPYADRVRERYAAWLTQQEQAGAKFSETERWWLDRMVEVVASSAGITPEDLDRAPFTDRGGTDGALRDLGRARAAELLDELNKELPA; this is encoded by the coding sequence GTGGCGGACGATCCCAGGCTGGCCGCTGAGCAGCGGGCGCGGGCACTCATCGACCAGCAGTTGGTCGAGGCCGGATGGTTGGTCCAGGATCGGAAGAACATCAACTTGTTCGCCGGCCCGGGGGTCGCAGTCCGCGAGATGATCATGGCCAAGGGGCACGGCCGCGTGGACTACCTGCTCTACGTCGACAAGCGGGTGGTGGGGGTCATCGAGGCCAAGCCGGTAGGGACCACCCTGTCCGGCGTCGAGTGGCAGTCCGCCATGTACGCTGAAGGGCTGCCGCCTGAAGTTCGACTTAAGGCGCTGACTGTGGACGGGCGCTTACCGTTCGTGTTCGAGGCCAGCGGCACGGAGACCCACTTCACGAACGGCTATGACCCCCAGCCGCGGGCCCGGCGGCTGTTCAGCGTCCCCAAGCCCGAGACGCTCGCCCGCATCATGAGGGACGCAGAACGTGACCCCGGCCGGCCGACCTGGCGGGCCAAGGTCCGGACCCTGCCCGCATTGGACGAGCGACCAATGCGCAAGGCCCAGGTCACCGCGATTCGTGGAATCGAGAGGTCGCTGGCCGAGCAGCGGTTCGACCGTTCGCTGGTACAGATGGCCACCGGCGCCGGGAAGACCTACACGGCTGTCGCCGAGTCCTACCGACTGCTCAAGAACGGCGGCTTCAACCGGGTGCTGTTCCTAGTCGACCGCAACAACTTGGCCGATCAGACGCTGGCCGAGTTCCAGAACTACCGTACGCCCGACGACGGACGCCGCTTCACGGAGATCTACAACGTCGACAAGCTCAGCAGCGCGGGAATGCTCGGCTCCAGCCACGTGGTGATCTCCACGATCCAGCGGGTGTTCAAGGCGCTCAAGAACGAAGAGACCACCGAGGGCGACGACCCCGGCCTGGACGGCTACGTCCCCGAGGCGCCGGTCACCGTCACGTACAACCCGCTGTTGCCGCCGGAGACCTTCGACCTCGTCATCGTCGACGAGGCGCACCGCTCCATCTATGGGGTCTGGCGAGGGGTGTTGGAGTATTTCGACGCCCACGTCGTTGGCCTGACCGCCACCCCCGGCAAGCAGACGTTCGGGTTCTTCCGCCAGAATCTCGTGTCCGAATACACCTATCCCGAGTCGGTGGCCGACCTGGTCAACGTCGACTTCGACCTGTACCGGATCAAGACTCAGATCACCGCCGACGGCTCCTCGATCGAGGCCGGCACGGTCGTGCCCATGGTGGATCGCCGCACCCGCGTCCAACGCCTGGAGGCGCTCGACGAGGACCTCGTCTACACAAGCAGGCAGTTGGACCGCGCGGTAACCTCAACCAGCCAAATTCGGCTGGTGTTGGAGACCTTCCGCGACAAGCTGCCCGAGATCTTTCCTGGCCGGTCGACCGTGCCCAAGACACTGATCTTTTGCAAGGACGACAACCACGCCGAGGAGGTCGTCACCACCATCCGGGAGGTGTTCGGCAAGGGCAACGACTTCGCCGCCAAGATCACCTACAACGCGAAGGATCCCAAAGGCCAACTCCAGGCATTTCGCACTTCGACGGTTCTGCGGATCGCGGTCACCGTGGACATGATCGCCACAGGCACCGACGTCAAGGCGCTGGAGTGCGTGTTCTTCCTGCGTGACGTCCGCTCGGCACAGTACTTCGAGCAGATGAAGGGCCGGGGAGCACGGACGATCGCTTCGGCCGACTTCCGCGCGGTCACCCCGGACGCCACCGAGAAGACCCGGTTCGTCATCGTCGACGCCGTCGGTGTCACCGAACACGACTTCGTGGACCCGCCCCTGAACAGGCAAAAGGGCATCAGCCTGAAGAAACTGCTGGACAAGGCAGCCACGCTCACCCTCACCGAGGACGAGACGGCTACCCTCGCGTCGCGCCTGACGGCCTTGGAGTTGCAGCTCACACCGGCCGAACGCGGCGAGCTTGACCAAGTCGCTGGAACCTCCGTCCAGGCGATCATCCGCGGTCTCGTAGACGCGGTCGACCCGGACAGGCAGGCCCACGCCGTCCAGGGGGCCGCCGACCCGGCCGCCGCCGTACAGCAGCTCCTCGATCACGCGATCGAGCCACTGGCGGCCAACCCAGAGCTGCGTAATCGGATCCTCGAACTACGCCGCGCTCACGACCAGATCATCGACGAAGTCAGCGTGGACGTGCTTCTTGACGCGCACGGCGTTGTCGACACTGGGCGTGCCCGGTCCCTCGTCGAATCCTGGGCGCAGTACCTCGCCGAGCACCGCGACGAGATCACCGCGATCCAACTGATGACGGAGGCGCGTGAACGCCGCGTCTCCTTCGACGATATCCAGGAACTTGCCGACCGGATCAGCCGCCCCCCTTACAACTGGACTCCCGATGTGATCTGGGCCGCCTACGAAGCAATCGAGGCTGGCCGGGTCCGGCGTAGCACCCGGCATACTCTCACTGACCTGGTGTCCCTCATGCGCTTCACCATCGGCGAAGACGAAGAGCTGGTCCCTTACGCCGACCGAGTTCGCGAGCGCTACGCTGCGTGGCTCACCCAGCAAGAACAGGCTGGAGCGAAGTTTAGCGAGACCGAGAGGTGGTGGCTCGACCGCATGGTCGAGGTAGTGGCATCTTCAGCCGGCATCACCCCCGAGGACCTTGACCGTGCTCCCTTCACCGATCGCGGGGGTACCGACGGCGCTCTTCGTGACCTTGGCAGGGCCCGCGCGGCCGAACTACTGGACGAACTGAACAAGGAACTGCCCGCATGA
- a CDS encoding HU-CCDC81 and SPOR domain-containing protein: protein MVRQTSLAGGAASSAVHTRPWPAEWDTVVISLAASGLVELSQSLERQGAFPVPYPAALQRALDRLTAMGVIAGAEVPHSVMDLAAWAHRPFVQWPFRPAVEGLNDDESLLMDGKPTKACLEWAVVSGDVEGEIRERLLIHGVLDVCKANDDAAAYVRFRRLLVEKPAMSERDLLVTMAQPGFALLAQHLRGAYRAAPAEALATGEAVVCGGCGHLWTVQADGVRRCSEWDCPAPTTIKKHLLASEGVVWLSRELRMFVSGPGRAELRIAKALARAGVTAQLWPDFDACDVLPVEVPWAADVKSWTNPVRLAWRLTERPFVLPRGAERGFIVIAKEQTTGRPEYLRALRNHCTWLKGQSRIEAVSEKTFIDRVVREFRKAQA from the coding sequence ATGGTGCGACAGACGTCCCTGGCTGGCGGTGCAGCGAGTTCGGCAGTGCATACGCGGCCGTGGCCGGCCGAGTGGGACACCGTGGTCATCAGCTTGGCAGCCAGCGGGCTGGTCGAGCTGTCACAGAGCTTGGAGCGTCAGGGCGCGTTTCCCGTGCCGTACCCGGCCGCGCTGCAGCGCGCGCTGGATCGGTTGACCGCGATGGGCGTGATTGCCGGTGCCGAAGTGCCGCACAGCGTCATGGACTTGGCAGCCTGGGCTCATCGTCCGTTCGTGCAGTGGCCGTTCCGCCCGGCGGTGGAGGGGTTGAACGACGACGAGTCGCTCCTGATGGACGGCAAGCCCACCAAGGCGTGCTTGGAATGGGCGGTCGTGAGCGGGGACGTCGAAGGCGAGATTCGCGAACGTCTCCTTATCCACGGGGTGCTGGACGTGTGCAAAGCGAACGACGATGCCGCTGCTTACGTTCGTTTCCGGCGTCTGTTGGTGGAGAAGCCCGCCATGTCGGAGCGAGACCTACTCGTGACGATGGCTCAGCCCGGATTCGCGTTACTCGCTCAGCATCTGCGGGGCGCTTACCGCGCGGCTCCGGCGGAAGCCTTGGCCACAGGAGAGGCAGTTGTGTGCGGAGGCTGCGGTCACCTGTGGACCGTGCAGGCTGATGGTGTCCGTCGATGCAGTGAGTGGGACTGTCCTGCGCCCACGACGATCAAGAAACACCTGCTCGCCTCGGAGGGCGTTGTTTGGCTAAGCCGTGAGCTGCGAATGTTCGTGTCTGGTCCTGGCCGGGCGGAGCTTCGAATCGCCAAGGCGCTGGCGCGGGCGGGGGTGACCGCGCAGTTGTGGCCGGACTTCGACGCCTGCGATGTCCTGCCGGTCGAGGTGCCGTGGGCAGCAGATGTGAAGTCGTGGACGAATCCAGTCCGCCTGGCCTGGCGGTTGACCGAGCGGCCGTTCGTGCTGCCACGTGGAGCCGAACGAGGCTTCATCGTGATCGCGAAAGAGCAGACGACGGGTCGTCCCGAGTACCTGCGGGCGTTGCGCAACCACTGCACCTGGTTGAAGGGCCAGTCCAGGATCGAGGCGGTGTCAGAGAAGACGTTCATCGACCGGGTGGTCCGCGAGTTTCGGAAGGCGCAGGCGTGA
- a CDS encoding transposase — protein MRDSNTWKKDPAKLLRREHETLESRTALRLVDIELVLHLVEQVAPDQSVLDAWALLGGYPFLTAGRRPVAPEHESMIGVARHLVLWFKDREDWRAALEEYAELPETIRGYEVDLDSGTTSRRVPTVLTDRFDYYEDVLSNPPPDLTSKITVAEAGRYFNQADMGTSVTIPDWFPIHPGGRGHDVLARCDRDAIELEWSELVTAARWGDDREAELGWPERLRSNWVDRLKRVTLEVRQGDNSFSKSEKLTIAGIMHMIGMVGAGKSTLVEVLLLWCHLNNKRVCVVADNVTSVLRKTVHLQALGVRAAPVLGQSNRVQHLTRLHRLTNPRNGRIAPAGDRMFDLTSTSCSLDGLRDHSATPWELRHSPCAGLIPEETDDKPKAHTCPAWHTCQRHEPSRELVDATVWVATTASLIHTPIPKQLNEERLRYLELAWRRSDLIIVDEADQVQAQLDSVFSPEQQLIGEDYDAWLDEVIDRTKRTIRQAGREPMHEPLVRHWMVNLDNANIAVDIMYSALSRDGARPQPALSRRWLDKAYFTEWTLSQQLAQSWAGFGPSKANTHRPVDGWEDDPVYRRLRRAFDGLIDDPLGAKDTDDELTQRMVTLTAQILRDANESVRLRRVGEWLESTAKELAEQGLTLTIDDPERQAVRLEFTLAVAVLAKSLDHAMDMFRAVEMELGLEGTSSALFHRAPADYQPVVPDSPMGNVLGFQYLDDDHDQRRGRSKMGRLRFFRCSGIGRWVLLHLHELFLTDSDRGPNVLLLSGTSWAGTSARYHIDIPVTAILTPPKKELAAVRASRFEFFPLFAGDNTAPIKVSGKFGEQRELALRQMIAELANPGAGKSILEQHRDSLPPSRQRLLLLVGSYAEARMVAQHLVSLRSSWQDQVLHLVADDEEFTDSWDGANGLRRGDVHTLARTPAWILVAPLLAVERGHNILNDDSQAAIGAAYFLIRPHPRPDDLSYVIQRVNRWATHQIRSKFPVVEDTDRTALGRCATAFRSAGHRQWRWLLNLKLAYSNLPVREREALAWTQLVTIWQVIGRLVRGGVPAEVYFCDAAFAPNAARRSENSSDDASLSLLIGLREVLAPYFADDCADPDTYLVETLYGCLYEALAQLEGL, from the coding sequence GTGAGAGACAGCAACACGTGGAAGAAGGACCCCGCAAAGCTCCTGCGGCGCGAGCACGAGACGCTCGAAAGTCGCACGGCGTTGCGGCTGGTCGATATCGAGCTGGTCTTGCACCTCGTCGAGCAGGTTGCTCCAGACCAGTCGGTTCTGGACGCCTGGGCACTGTTGGGTGGCTATCCGTTCCTGACTGCCGGCCGCAGACCGGTTGCCCCAGAACACGAGTCCATGATCGGAGTAGCACGCCACCTGGTCCTGTGGTTCAAGGACCGCGAGGACTGGCGCGCTGCACTGGAAGAGTACGCGGAGTTGCCCGAGACCATTCGAGGCTATGAAGTCGACCTCGACTCGGGAACAACCTCACGACGTGTTCCCACCGTGCTGACCGACCGCTTCGACTATTACGAAGACGTCCTGTCCAATCCGCCACCAGACCTCACGAGCAAGATCACGGTCGCCGAGGCAGGGCGCTACTTCAACCAGGCCGACATGGGAACCAGCGTCACGATCCCTGACTGGTTTCCGATCCACCCCGGTGGTCGCGGTCACGACGTACTGGCGCGCTGTGATCGCGACGCGATCGAGCTGGAGTGGTCGGAGCTGGTTACCGCGGCACGTTGGGGTGATGACCGCGAGGCTGAGCTGGGTTGGCCCGAACGTTTGCGGTCGAACTGGGTCGACAGGTTGAAGCGAGTAACGCTCGAAGTCCGCCAGGGCGACAACAGCTTCTCCAAGTCCGAGAAACTGACGATCGCCGGCATCATGCACATGATTGGCATGGTCGGGGCTGGCAAAAGCACCCTGGTCGAGGTGCTCCTCCTCTGGTGCCACCTCAATAACAAACGCGTCTGTGTAGTCGCCGACAACGTTACGTCGGTACTGCGTAAGACAGTGCACCTCCAAGCGCTCGGCGTCCGCGCTGCCCCCGTGCTCGGTCAGTCGAACCGCGTCCAGCACCTAACCCGCCTGCACCGGTTGACCAACCCGCGTAACGGTCGCATCGCGCCCGCAGGGGACAGGATGTTCGATCTCACCAGCACCTCTTGCTCATTGGACGGGTTGCGCGACCACTCGGCGACGCCTTGGGAGCTACGGCATTCGCCCTGCGCGGGTCTCATCCCCGAGGAAACCGACGATAAGCCGAAGGCCCACACGTGCCCGGCGTGGCACACGTGTCAACGACATGAGCCCTCGCGCGAACTGGTCGACGCAACCGTATGGGTGGCGACCACGGCCAGCCTTATCCACACCCCGATACCCAAGCAGCTCAACGAGGAGCGACTGCGCTACCTCGAGCTCGCCTGGCGCCGTAGCGACCTGATCATCGTCGACGAGGCGGACCAGGTTCAGGCGCAGTTGGACTCGGTGTTCAGCCCCGAACAGCAGCTCATCGGCGAGGACTACGACGCCTGGCTCGACGAGGTCATCGACCGTACCAAAAGGACGATCCGTCAAGCCGGGCGTGAGCCTATGCACGAGCCACTGGTGCGGCATTGGATGGTCAATCTCGACAACGCCAACATCGCGGTGGACATCATGTACTCGGCGCTGTCCCGCGACGGCGCCCGGCCGCAACCGGCGTTGTCACGCCGGTGGTTGGACAAGGCGTACTTCACCGAATGGACTCTGTCCCAGCAGCTTGCCCAGTCCTGGGCTGGCTTTGGGCCGAGCAAGGCCAACACCCACCGCCCGGTGGACGGGTGGGAGGACGATCCGGTCTACCGTCGGTTGCGACGTGCGTTCGACGGATTGATCGACGATCCCCTTGGCGCGAAGGACACCGACGACGAACTCACCCAGCGGATGGTCACGCTCACAGCGCAAATCCTTCGAGACGCCAACGAGTCCGTCCGCCTTCGCCGGGTCGGCGAGTGGCTGGAATCCACGGCCAAGGAACTCGCCGAGCAAGGCTTGACTCTGACCATCGACGACCCGGAGCGACAGGCCGTCCGGCTCGAGTTCACCTTGGCGGTCGCTGTACTGGCAAAGTCGCTCGATCACGCGATGGACATGTTCCGAGCCGTGGAGATGGAACTCGGTCTTGAGGGCACCAGTTCCGCGCTGTTCCACCGCGCCCCTGCCGATTACCAGCCGGTCGTCCCAGACTCACCGATGGGCAATGTGCTGGGCTTCCAGTATCTCGACGACGATCACGATCAGCGCAGGGGACGCTCCAAGATGGGGCGGCTGCGTTTCTTCCGCTGTAGCGGCATCGGCCGCTGGGTACTGCTGCACCTCCACGAGCTGTTCCTCACGGACTCCGACCGAGGCCCCAACGTGTTACTGCTGTCGGGGACCAGTTGGGCAGGCACGTCGGCTCGCTACCACATCGACATCCCAGTGACGGCGATCCTGACACCACCGAAGAAGGAACTGGCCGCCGTGCGGGCCAGCCGCTTCGAGTTCTTCCCGCTCTTCGCGGGAGACAATACGGCTCCCATCAAGGTCTCGGGCAAGTTCGGCGAACAACGCGAACTGGCCTTGAGGCAGATGATCGCCGAGCTGGCCAACCCGGGTGCCGGCAAGAGCATCCTGGAACAACACCGCGACTCGTTGCCGCCGAGCAGGCAACGACTGCTTCTGCTGGTCGGCAGCTACGCCGAAGCCCGCATGGTGGCTCAACACCTTGTGTCCCTGCGTAGTAGCTGGCAAGACCAGGTGCTGCACTTGGTCGCCGATGATGAAGAGTTCACCGACTCCTGGGACGGCGCCAACGGCTTGCGCCGCGGGGACGTGCACACCCTCGCACGGACACCCGCCTGGATCCTGGTCGCTCCGTTGCTGGCAGTCGAGCGTGGACACAACATCCTCAACGACGACAGCCAAGCCGCGATCGGGGCGGCCTACTTCCTCATCCGCCCCCACCCGCGCCCCGACGACCTGAGCTATGTCATCCAGCGCGTCAACCGCTGGGCGACCCACCAGATCCGCAGCAAGTTCCCGGTCGTCGAAGACACCGACCGTACGGCGCTGGGACGGTGCGCCACCGCGTTCCGTTCCGCGGGCCACCGCCAATGGAGGTGGTTGCTCAACCTCAAACTCGCCTACAGCAACTTGCCGGTGAGGGAACGCGAAGCCTTGGCGTGGACCCAATTAGTCACCATTTGGCAGGTGATCGGCCGGCTGGTCCGGGGCGGAGTTCCAGCCGAGGTCTACTTCTGCGATGCGGCTTTCGCGCCGAACGCGGCCCGCCGCTCGGAGAACAGCAGCGACGACGCGTCGCTGAGCCTGCTCATCGGCTTGCGCGAGGTCCTGGCGCCTTACTTCGCCGACGACTGTGCTGACCCCGACACCTACCTCGTTGAAACTCTCTACGGCTGCCTGTACGAGGCGCTCGCCCAGCTCGAAGGACTGTGA